The DNA window tctgcccacatattctacatatggccatttTATCCTCCgccggcttaacaaaaaactgccacaccgccgagtaggtgattttccccccaacacactgcactgactgactgctactgccgctgccTCTGTGAGCCCCtacaccactacttcccgggcaggtaggctgctgcaaagcaggtggtctaccccgggcacatttggctcccgacctcccactactgccaccctgctgactaccagccatgctaccaccttgctggctcagcctcTGCCTCAGGggaaagctgccaccctcttgtcctgatgatgatgaagccccttcttcacccggctcccaagtgcgatcggcttcatcatcatcgaggagtgtatgcacatcactgatgCCCTCCTCagcggtctctgggtcaggagcctgaccgctcgcaacccCACCTCCCACGCAACTCTCcccatcactacttgcctgcctagtggagaaagcggcggatgtctcctccagatctttgctgggcagtagctgctgactgtcctctactagctcgtcctcactgtatagtggagctgagcccacagcatacaatacttctggggctgagggaacagcaaaggagagaggcaggttgaggacaggtgagggcacagggcctgttcccgggccatgccaactaagggttgtgtctgacgaacccaccaaCTGTTGGCTAGGAGTGTCTGATGTCACTtaggatgaagtggatgactgagttaaccaatcaagaatcgttgggttgctggtcaagacatgactgctagatgacaccaggagcttagacctctcgctgcgactcctgcaggcagaggtcgcagcagagtaagggggcgtgttactctgctgcgacctctgcctgtgccagaaacatttaggcctctaccactaaacgctttcaccacaaataactgcaacagtgaagtgcgtatatattattctttttgtacagaaataggccactaaacgctttcaccacaaataactacaacagtgaagtgcgtatatatttttctttttgtactgaaataggccactaaatgctctcaccacaaataaatgcaacagtgaactgcgtatatatttttctggatatataaattgatggaatgacagagctgtataatggctgtttggatccccaaatattctttccctgcacttgtaaatcgcttttctagcacagTCCCTAGCgtcttctgacgtctctccctgcactaagatgctgtgaaataattcctccctatcctttccctgcacttataaatcattttttgagtttttttcttacTATTATGTTtatcctatcactctccctagcgcctgcacacgtctctccctgctctcagaacgctgtaaaatgtcttaatctaagatggctgaggctatttatagggctgtgacatcacagggctggctggctgctgattggctgcatgcatgtcattatgggtcatcccgctttctcagagttccttgccccatgttctcacacgtgtagctgccattttagctTGTTACTACGAATAGTGAGGAGTTTCGGATTCGttgtgaatcaaatttttcctgaaattcggatcttattccacttcgtcagcttcgattcactGATCTCTAGTCTCCATTATGTTACGTTTTAGAAATCATGATTTTCCAGTTGGTAATATTCTAGCCCATTTTATGGTTGGATggttatggctttttttttttttttgcagttctgaAATCATTAATCTGTGATTTTGAAAGAATAGGAACCTGTGTTTGCTTCTTAAAGTAAAGGTACCTCATCTCTATGCTCATTGGACTTGTGTGGTGTGTAGGGAAATCAATCCAATGGAAATGCATAGAGATATTAAAACATGACTGTGATTAAAGATATAAAGAGGTTTGACTGGGTATTACTACAACACAAGTTGCAAAGAATGATCCATATTGCCAACGACAATGTTTAGGTCTGTTTCAATGAGCTTTAATTTGCTTTAGCATACCTTTATTtacatgcataaatatatatatttttttaccttcccATGATACTAAATATTATCCTGAATAGTGTGTATTTATATTAgggagatttgttttattttctttgtcctGTTAGCAAAACAGTAAGgcttaatttaaaatgttagatCTTACTTTTATGTTATTACCTGTTGTTTTATCTATTATTGAGTCCCAAATAATTTGGGACAGAGGCTGTGTGATGGTAAGTACATCTCATTTAGATATTGTTGTAGGTAATTTAGGTAAGTATGGTCTACCTACTCAGGGGAATAGGAGGAAGGAAGACAAAGAGAAATAcatctgaaaatgttctttaatgaACTTTAACATTGGAGTACAATGGCTGCCATTGAGGTTGCAGATTAGGAATTTCATAAATACTTTAgaatgtaataaatcatttttaatattttaatgacactcctgtttcttttttagttCTCCTATATTTGtgcaggattttgtttttttattgatataacatttgaaattattttttcttttagataaaaCATCATGTATATTGTGCGCAGAAGACAAGTGGCCAAATGATAATAATGAGTGTATTTCAAAACCATTGGAATTCCTCTCATATGAAAATGATTCAATTTCCATTGTTGTATCTGccatttctgcagtattttttgttaaaacatcAGTTATCTTGGGAATTTTCCTAATATACCGAGACACTCCAGTCATCAAAGCTAACAATCAAAACTTAAGTGTCCTTTTACTGGTCTCTGTTATGTTAGGTTTCCTCtgtgtacttttatttattggacATCCAGTAAGAGCCAGCTGCATGGCTCGGCATACCTCCTATGGAATTATCTTCTCAGTGGCTGTGTCCTCTATTCTGGCCAAGACAATCATGGTCTACTCAGCGTTCAAAGCCATTAAACCAAGACCATCCTGGAAGAAATTTGTTGGCATAAAATTGACCAACTCTTTCATTATTTGTCCAGTCATTCAGGTCTTAATTAGCTTAATCTGGTTATGTCTTGCGCCTCCCTTTCCAGagaataattttcattcatatcCAGACAAAATTATTGTTCAGTGCAATGAAGGATCTGTGGTGGCATTTTGCATTCTTCTGGGTTACATGGGACTTCTAGCAGCTGtaactttttttgctgcatttttggcCAGAAATTTACCGCATAGTTTCAATGAAGTCAAATACAtaaccttcagcatgctggtgttctgtaGTGTGTGGATCGCTTTTATCCCAGCTTATATGAGTGTTACAGGAAAAAACACTGTGCTTGTAGAGATATTTGCAATCATTTCTTCAAGTGTTGGAATTCTGAgctgtatattttttccaaaatgttacattattttagtaagaccagatctaaatgtaaaaaagattttaCTAAGACATTCTTactgattgtcatttttttttctcaatctgatttgtaattattagaaataaaacattagaaGGTTTGTATTTCACTTTGATTATTTTCAGAAGTTTTTACCTTTAGAACATTAAacagttgttttttgttaattgtctttttattgatttttgaattATGAtgttattaaatgtatataatataataacttgTATTACTTTTACAAATTATTTCTGTGCAATGTGAAATTATGCtgcaaataattttgttatttgttcaTTGGTATGGATGAGAAAAGTATATGTTGATTACTAGGTGACCCTTATATACAAAACACTGATAgtcaaaatttttatttctttttctgatttttaaaaaaatcgaCATTTTACATGAAAGAAAAGCTTTATTGCTTTCtggttaattttcattttaattattttctaaatgtaatgcTGGTTGTGCATGGTTGAGCATGGGTATGGTTAATAAAAGTATAGGTTGATTTATAGGTGACTCCTAGAGGTAAGCATAACAAGGAAACTCAAAGTCAGATCAAATCTGGTCACATGGGTGGAGAATACTAATCAAATCAGGAAATTCTGATTTAGTTAAAAGGCCCaggaccatattttttttaactatcaatgacaggtatagcataAGACAAGGACTAATGACGGCTGTCAATGGCCACCAGCTGAATTAATTGAGTGGCTCTGTGAATTTAGGAGGCGGATGATGACAGATGTTTGCCTATGCAACCCCCAATTATTGTTTCGGAGACCTTTACAGCTTTCATTACAGGCTTGTTTATTTAAAAGGAGCTACATTCAAAAGAGCCTATCAGCAGAAGCTATCTGATCCACTTTCCTGAATCTAGACTCCATAGCTTATACATAATCCTACACTTCACAGAGAGATGGAATGGGAGTGGAGACCCCCATGATAAGCTGACCCCCCTTTGCTGGTTGAAAGCAAGGGTAGTGTTGGGCAAATACTGCAGTCCCTTTTATGAGTTTGGTGATAAGGGTAGCAAAAGGTTGGCAAATTCTCTCCATTGACAATGGAGATCATTGTTCCACATATTATAATTAAGGCAGGACAGAAACAGTAGCTTCCATACATCTATCTTTACTATATAcagcacaatcattttttttatttagagatgCTATATGGCACTAGATGTTTACATAACAGATCTCTCATCTTTGTTTGCAAGACAGGGATTTTCTCAATACACTCACGGATCTCAATTTATGTCAAGCTACAACTCCTTTATAACTAAGTCagtgttagccctgcaggtcatgccgctgctcctaattgcaggcacggccgccgggtcctatctttcaggtagattaaccccactacctgtgctccatgcctgagtttccttcctgctggagacttgctctggtgtttgaactggcgtgggtgtgtctctcttaaatctaggtaacacatacacgccctctgtttctacagcctatgccaggatctctgcaggtatttaaaggcaccccctactacaggaagttgcctgagcaatctcaaggttttaccctgtgtaactcctagtgcaaaggtgttgcCTCtatttgctttactgtgtactggaccttgtttacttacccttggactttgcctgtttgccgcctgaccctgacctcagattacgtttttggacctttgcctgatttccgcctgaccctgatctcggatcttgtttctggaccttgtctgattgccatcaccttcttgtccacgcaagcccctcggtgcttgccccaagtaccctgaccccttTGGTCaactgccactgacctgggggttgctctggaggagcacctggcagctaccctgcggcccaagcctatcctcaccattagaggctcaagtgaagacctggtagcggcttagttacgcccctccggagcatccagtcagtggcacagtgggtcctcACCCGCGTGCATAACAGTCAGTTTCCTTCAGACTCACTTAAGGCTCACATTATTGGGTGTATTGGATGTTGATGGATTAGACATTGAAATTCCTAGGgatgaaaacaatattatgtCCTGCCTAAGATATCTATTTACTCCTCTCCCTCAACCTCAGTCAGAGGGAATCAGTCATTTGTCAGACTACTTGTCAGATTATATCCGATGGCTCTCAACAAGGTTGATCTCTGTCCTCCATCAACCTTATTTTCATCTTTTAGTCTTTGTTACTCTTCATACAGGCTAATACAGACAATACAAGTCCAATAGAATGTTGCATCACATGCAGATGGTCTTTTCCTTATGTTCACTAACCTGATTACCTACTAACCAAATCCTCAACAAAACCCAACCAGTTTGGGTCTCATTCTGTTTTCAAGATAAACGTTTCAGAGTTGGAAGCTCCTAATGTCTCTCTTCCAGTGGTTCTCCAAGAACTCTTAAGTCCATTTCTCTTCTTCAAACAGGCTGAGGGGACCAATGAATACTTCTGGTTGATCTGTCCTAAGTGCTCCATTTGAGTTTCCTCACTTTAATGTCTAGGATAAAGGCAGACATACAAAGTAGGAATCTTGGTAATTTACTCATATTTAttcatacacatattttttaaataaatatactactGAGGATTCTGTACCTTCTACAAACTCACTCTTTGCAGGCCACTGGGTCTTATTTTAAATCCTTCAATTCTCAAATTTTCCAGGGAGCCTCAGATGTGTTGCTATACTTTGTATATGCACACATGACTAGGGCAGTTGACTAGTTTCATCATTCTGAAAATGGTGGGATTTGGATGAACAGTCATTCATTGACACTTCATTATACCTCCTGCCATGAATGAGGGATACTATGAGTATCTACTTGGCATATGTCTTTCAAGTATGTGTCAAGGAACATCTTTTCATACATCCCATCCCCATTGTTTCTCTTCTTGAGGAATCCATCCTTCCCATATGGAATGGAAGATTCTATCAACAACATCGCCTCTACCTATCTTGGCGGAGATAAAAGCTTTTTACATCAGGAATGCTTATTCTTGGTGATTAGGCTACCAAATCGCACCAGAAGAATTATTGACATTCTCACCTTGATGATCTTTAAAGACGGTTTCTCTATTTTTTACTTTGGATGGTGAAATGGAATTTGTCAGTGTCCATCATGGATGGAATTTGGTTTtgtcaaatattattttcaacCATTCAATCATTATACTTGTGTATTTCCATCAGAAAAAGCATTAGCAGCAGTAATGCTCTCGAGAAGTTCCTAGTGTCCAAAAAATCTGCCAGGGATGTTGGTTTTCTTTGCCAATTAATTTAACTGTTAGTAGaacccctaaataaaaaaatataacttacaCTGCAATATACAGCATCAATGTAggattgtatataaaaaaaaggttttgttttagtttGATGACAACAATTTTACTGTAATTGTCACTGTAATCAACACCTGGAAATATCCCCAGGTTTATAAAGCATTAAAGGAATTTTGTGTTATATCCAATGCCAAGAGACAAAGTCAAAGATTAAGGAC is part of the Pyxicephalus adspersus chromosome 3, UCB_Pads_2.0, whole genome shotgun sequence genome and encodes:
- the LOC140327522 gene encoding vomeronasal type-2 receptor 26-like codes for the protein MAFIFAIDEINQNPNILPNLTLGYLVQDSCNDISYGSADAVVANKHTYPSFFYTLPGNQIQYLAIVKLLKHFGWTWIGVIESEDDGGESQELKKVAASFDICIEFIPTSLCSEECPEGYRRSIKKGIYHCCFECIECSVGEISNETDKTSCILCAEDKWPNDNNECISKPLEFLSYENDSISIVVSAISAVFFVKTSVILGIFLIYRDTPVIKANNQNLSVLLLVSVMLGFLCVLLFIGHPVRASCMARHTSYGIIFSVAVSSILAKTIMVYSAFKAIKPRPSWKKFVGIKLTNSFIICPVIQVLISLIWLCLAPPFPENNFHSYPDKIIVQCNEGSVVAFCILLGYMGLLAAVTFFAAFLARNLPHSFNEVKYITFSMLVFCSVWIAFIPAYMSVTGKNTVLVEIFAIISSSVGILSCIFFPKCYIILVRPDLNVKKILLRHSY